In Hemibagrus wyckioides isolate EC202008001 linkage group LG21, SWU_Hwy_1.0, whole genome shotgun sequence, the following proteins share a genomic window:
- the LOC131342323 gene encoding opioid growth factor receptor-like protein 1 has protein sequence MGNSGSNSLSDSDSTWEGEECCEVMAKVSMQLPWSAQRDANAARDMQNYRYMWRITQSDDVPDDELDNDKVWPNLQFYQNKIPFSPDGICIDEFHLHWFGDYDKLEHVHCYIQWLFPTHEKAVNTFDELSPEVFKLFCRDKEVMKRLLTSYKLMLDFYGIELISEETGEVKRAVNWKERFANLNRNSHNNHRITRILKSMGLMGFPHYQAPLVQFFLVETLVTGTLPQVKQSALDYFIFAVVDKAKRRELIKFALLYFEPKEKFVWCPKEIKNQFLKEVKQAQEECLGNAK, from the exons ATGGGTAACTCAGGGAGTAACTCCTTATCAGATTCTGACTCGACATGGGAAGGTGAAGAATGCTGTGAGGTTATGGCAAAG gtCTCAATGCAGTTGCCATGGAGTGCACAAAGGGACGCAAATGCTGCAAGAGACATGCAAAACTACAGATACATGTGGCGG ATCACCCAGTCCGATGATGTGCCAGATGATGAGTTGGACAAT GACAAAGTCTGGCCGAATCTACAGTTCTACCAAAATAAGATCCCTTTCAGCCCTGATG GCATATGCATTGATGAGTTTCACCTGCACTGGTTTGGTGATTACGACAAGCTGGAACATGTGCACTGCTACATTCAATG GCTATTTCCAACTCACGAGAAAGCAGTGAACACGTTCGATGAGCTTAGCCCAGAAGTATTCAAG CTGTTCTGTAGGGATAAGGAGGTGATGAAACGATTGTTGACATCTTACAAGCTCATGTTGGACTTCTACGGCATAGAACTCATAAGCGAGGAAACTGGAGAAGTGAAACGTGCAGTAAACTGGAAAGAGCGATTCGCAAACCTAAATAG aaactCACACAACAATCATCGCATCACCCGCATCCTTAAGTCAATGGGATTAATGGGGTTTCCTCACTATCAAGCACCGTTGGTTCAGTTCTTCCTTGTGGAGACTCTGGTGACAGGCACACTTCCCCAAGTCAAGCAAAGCGCTCTGGACTACTTTATCTTCGCAGTTGTGGACAAGGCTAAAAGAAGAGAGCTGATCAAATTTGCCTTGCTTTATTTTGAGCCGAAAGAAAAATTTGTATGGTGCCCTAAGGAgattaaaaatcaatttttgAAGGAGGTCAAGCAGGCACAGGAAGAATGTCTAGGCAATGCCAAGTAA